The following proteins are co-located in the Phycisphaerae bacterium genome:
- a CDS encoding biotin--[acetyl-CoA-carboxylase] ligase has product MALPFEIIIWRMQEFHFDSVDSTNDAARRLIAEGRLCGRGHVLAREQTAGRGTHGRTWVSPRDAGIYLSVVYTQAGPASADLRGVTTAAGLACAEALRKITGLTAIRLRPINDLIVHCRKLGGILTECEIESGELKSLIVGVGINTRIADRPLPPGAMAPICLEECLGLGSVSEALTARIVNELIGTLQNSVAKELLGGGGPAERFPGVEGGLSAMSTGKNGPPRLVSPQK; this is encoded by the coding sequence ATGGCACTTCCCTTTGAGATTATCATCTGGCGTATGCAGGAGTTTCACTTCGACAGCGTGGACTCGACCAACGACGCCGCCAGACGGCTCATCGCTGAGGGCCGTCTGTGCGGCCGAGGCCATGTTCTGGCCCGCGAGCAGACCGCCGGCCGCGGCACGCACGGTCGAACCTGGGTTTCGCCAAGGGACGCCGGGATCTATCTGTCGGTCGTTTATACGCAGGCCGGGCCCGCGTCCGCCGACCTACGAGGCGTAACCACTGCCGCTGGGCTTGCGTGCGCCGAGGCCTTACGGAAGATCACCGGGCTCACGGCGATTCGGCTTAGGCCCATCAATGACCTGATCGTTCACTGCCGGAAACTCGGGGGAATCCTCACGGAATGCGAAATCGAGTCCGGCGAGTTGAAATCACTGATTGTCGGCGTTGGGATCAATACGCGAATCGCCGACCGTCCGCTGCCGCCCGGGGCGATGGCCCCGATCTGCCTGGAAGAGTGCCTGGGGCTTGGATCCGTCAGCGAAGCCCTGACAGCCCGAATCGTGAATGAACTTATAGGAACGTTGCAGAATTCGGTCGCGAAGGAGCTTTTGGGCGGGGGCGGGCCTGCCGAGCGGTTTCCGGGGGTCGAAGGGGGTCTTTCCGCAATGTCGACGGGCAAAAACGGCCCGCCCCGCTTGGTGTCCCCCCAAAAATAG